The following are from one region of the Petrotoga mobilis SJ95 genome:
- a CDS encoding ABC transporter substrate-binding protein yields the protein MKKFFVVLVCLIISSLMLSAKSVTVEFWTLSLSTFSDYINSVIDTFEAANPDIKINWVDVPYDAFQQKLIAAIASGNPPDLVNMNTPWVIDFAAQDALSPIDEFVTEVDKYLYLPNYWEATVIDGKSYAIPWYLSPQIMLYNKQIFEEAGLDPNVPPKTWDEIIEYSRIIKEKTGLYGYQPNIVAHIDLQEEGVPLISEDGKKAIVNTPEAMAKLKQHQLAFKEALMPQDLGGYQAGTQKYAGGRIAMFPVGITMVKHVQINSPSIFEVSDVTSFPLGKGKKIPAGAMNVAVPYNAKNKAEAVKFGLWLTSPYWQVEFAKIATVVPSTKISLEEDPWFLERAERDLNVKAQLVASESMIYGFDQDAIGKIIGPAKYSEFRRILDDYWIPAIKGDYTAEEALSLAEEELDDLLSSEF from the coding sequence ATGAAAAAGTTTTTTGTAGTGTTGGTATGTTTGATTATCAGTTCGTTGATGCTATCAGCAAAAAGTGTAACTGTTGAATTTTGGACACTTTCTTTGTCTACATTTTCAGATTACATTAACTCAGTCATAGATACTTTCGAAGCTGCAAATCCTGACATAAAAATCAACTGGGTCGACGTTCCTTACGATGCTTTTCAACAAAAACTCATTGCTGCAATAGCCTCTGGTAACCCGCCTGATCTGGTGAATATGAATACTCCTTGGGTTATAGACTTTGCAGCTCAAGATGCATTAAGCCCTATCGATGAATTCGTAACTGAAGTGGACAAATACTTATACTTACCTAACTACTGGGAAGCTACCGTCATAGATGGAAAATCATATGCTATTCCTTGGTATCTAAGTCCCCAAATTATGCTTTACAACAAACAGATTTTTGAAGAAGCGGGTTTAGACCCTAATGTTCCACCAAAGACATGGGATGAAATCATAGAATATTCAAGGATAATTAAAGAAAAAACTGGCCTATACGGATATCAACCCAACATTGTTGCGCATATCGATCTTCAGGAAGAGGGCGTCCCGTTAATTTCTGAAGATGGAAAAAAGGCTATAGTAAACACCCCTGAGGCAATGGCTAAATTGAAACAACATCAACTTGCCTTCAAAGAGGCACTTATGCCTCAAGATTTAGGAGGTTATCAAGCCGGTACCCAAAAGTATGCCGGTGGGAGAATTGCCATGTTTCCTGTTGGAATAACTATGGTTAAACATGTCCAAATAAATAGTCCAAGTATATTCGAAGTTAGTGATGTTACTTCCTTCCCTCTGGGAAAAGGTAAAAAAATTCCTGCGGGAGCAATGAATGTGGCAGTGCCATACAATGCGAAAAATAAAGCTGAAGCGGTAAAATTTGGATTATGGCTAACTTCTCCATATTGGCAAGTGGAGTTCGCTAAGATTGCAACAGTTGTTCCCTCAACAAAAATATCGCTCGAAGAAGATCCTTGGTTTTTAGAAAGGGCAGAAAGAGATTTGAATGTTAAAGCACAATTAGTAGCTAGTGAATCAATGATATATGGTTTTGATCAAGATGCAATCGGGAAAATAATAGGGCCAGCGAAATATTCTGAATTCAGAAGGATCTTAGATGATTATTGGATACCTGCTATTAAAGGTGATTACACAGCCGAAGAAGCATTATCCTTAGCTGAAGAAGAGTTAGATGATCTACTATCCAGTGAATTTTAG
- a CDS encoding carbohydrate ABC transporter permease, translated as MKLSRKKQTYLIAFCFLVAPLVLLGIFSYYPIVRGITLSFADYNMLTGETKWVGLKNYRWLFNYKYFYISLANTLKYLIVVPFIQFASMGLAVLVNQKIPGIKFFRTLFYVPVITGSVIVSIAWRWIFDVDGILNYFLMSLNIIEEPVLWLLDKNVALFSCMFVTFWRGLGYYMIIYLAGLQNIPSELYEAAALDGASNFKKFTRITIPLLRPTMLLCFVLSTMSALKVFEEIFLLTGGANQTTTLMFETYNLAFNRYQFGRSAAVGVIFSAFLITLTLIQFKFFGLGGVGGENEKKRKKTNK; from the coding sequence TTGAAACTTAGTAGAAAAAAACAAACATATTTGATTGCCTTTTGTTTTTTAGTAGCTCCTTTGGTTTTATTGGGTATCTTCAGCTATTATCCGATTGTGAGAGGGATAACTTTATCTTTCGCTGATTACAATATGTTAACAGGTGAAACTAAATGGGTGGGGCTAAAAAATTATAGATGGCTTTTTAATTACAAGTATTTCTATATTTCATTGGCTAATACTTTAAAGTATCTTATAGTTGTCCCTTTTATACAATTCGCCTCAATGGGCTTAGCTGTTCTAGTCAATCAAAAAATACCTGGAATAAAATTTTTTAGAACATTATTTTATGTTCCTGTAATAACAGGTAGTGTTATAGTCAGCATAGCTTGGAGATGGATATTTGACGTAGATGGGATACTCAATTATTTTCTTATGTCTTTGAACATTATCGAAGAACCGGTTTTATGGCTTTTAGATAAAAATGTAGCATTGTTTTCATGTATGTTTGTTACCTTTTGGAGGGGCCTTGGTTATTATATGATTATCTATCTAGCTGGATTACAAAATATACCTTCGGAGCTTTACGAAGCAGCGGCTTTAGATGGAGCGAGCAATTTTAAAAAATTCACCAGAATTACCATTCCTTTATTAAGACCTACAATGTTATTGTGCTTTGTTTTGTCAACTATGTCCGCTTTAAAGGTTTTTGAAGAAATTTTTCTACTCACAGGAGGAGCAAATCAGACAACGACGTTAATGTTTGAAACTTACAATTTGGCGTTCAATAGATACCAATTTGGACGATCAGCGGCCGTGGGAGTAATATTTTCTGCATTCTTAATTACTCTAACATTAATACAGTTCAAATTTTTTGGTTTAGGAGGTGTCGGTGGTGAAAATGAGAAAAAAAGAAAAAAAACAAATAAATAA
- a CDS encoding carbohydrate ABC transporter permease: MRKKEKKQINKKKIIKITLNYVLLIILALFFIFPFLWALSTSLKTATDVLTWPPKWIPNPATLDAYKYVIENVPFPRYFLNSLIITALGIIFNVLFASLAAYPLARLEFKGRNLIFFLILLPMMIPIQGGLIVNFITILNLKLFNTYLAVVLPSAVSIFGIFIMRQNYLAIPRDLEDAARIDGCNEFQLWRKIMFPMVRPAATALSIISFAGFWNAFLWPLIVLQSQNKFPLQVGLSYLNNMFEQNYRYITASLIIASIPILVFFFFTQRYFIEGYQGALKQ, encoded by the coding sequence ATGAGAAAAAAAGAAAAAAAACAAATAAATAAGAAAAAAATAATAAAAATCACTTTAAATTATGTTCTTTTAATTATTTTGGCTTTATTTTTTATATTCCCATTTTTATGGGCTCTTTCTACCTCTTTGAAGACTGCAACAGATGTTCTAACTTGGCCGCCCAAGTGGATACCTAACCCTGCTACTCTTGATGCTTACAAATACGTTATTGAAAATGTTCCATTTCCGCGATACTTCTTAAATTCTTTAATAATTACAGCCTTGGGAATAATTTTTAATGTTCTATTTGCATCTTTAGCAGCCTATCCCCTTGCAAGATTGGAATTCAAAGGACGAAATCTTATATTTTTCTTGATTTTGTTACCTATGATGATCCCCATTCAAGGAGGTCTAATTGTTAATTTCATTACTATTTTAAATCTTAAACTTTTCAATACTTATTTAGCAGTTGTTTTGCCGAGTGCTGTTAGTATTTTTGGAATTTTTATAATGAGACAAAATTATCTCGCTATTCCAAGGGATCTTGAAGATGCTGCTAGAATAGATGGTTGTAATGAATTTCAACTTTGGAGGAAAATAATGTTTCCGATGGTGAGACCTGCGGCTACAGCACTTTCTATTATTTCATTTGCAGGTTTTTGGAATGCTTTTTTGTGGCCATTGATAGTTCTTCAAAGTCAAAATAAATTCCCTTTACAGGTAGGCCTTTCTTACTTAAACAATATGTTTGAACAAAATTATAGATACATAACCGCCAGTTTAATTATTGCTTCCATCCCGATTCTTGTCTTTTTCTTTTTTACTCAAAGATATTTTATAGAAGGCTATCAAGGGGCACTAAAACAGTGA
- a CDS encoding DUF4127 family protein, which translates to MRIIFLPIDERFCTREYFLMFAKASGLNILTPPKELLGSKKIPADTDALKNWLLENTREGDNLILSLETLIHGGLIPSRINLLQKPTINERLKILNTLKKKRTVIYLSSTITRIPIYNSSDEEPDYWEYYGETLSNLSKDFAKYLESKDKVENLSYKDDLPKFMEGHKNKYQEIPEWMIKDFFWRRERNYNIIQETVKLVDNGTIDFLNITLDDNSPGSLSVYESKQHQKLVNQLGLNEKISIHPGADETSLTLLSRLLCSTFTYSPSFELFYTNPESITLIPPYEGYPLKSSVETHIGAAGGKIEQKGDILLLLNNSYDYSRYDITFQDTALIDSEEEYETIIERIKKEDKIIGIADIRYGNGSDKRLVEKLLENNLDWLKINYSGWNTVSNTLGTVILHSIIQYFAQKNYLKLDTEELLKLQAIFFIEHWGYQAVVRQQLRKDSVQKGCNIWTLIPAEKWAEEYTRTKLLPFKEIVEKSMKKRWKMEIFFPWHRSFEVGINLSP; encoded by the coding sequence ATGAGAATAATATTTTTACCTATTGATGAAAGATTTTGCACTCGGGAATATTTTTTAATGTTTGCAAAAGCCTCAGGCTTGAATATTTTGACTCCTCCTAAAGAATTGCTAGGATCTAAAAAAATCCCAGCAGATACTGATGCTTTAAAAAATTGGCTTTTAGAAAACACTCGAGAAGGAGATAATTTAATCCTTTCATTAGAAACCTTGATTCATGGAGGATTAATCCCATCAAGAATAAATTTGCTCCAAAAGCCTACAATTAATGAAAGACTAAAAATTCTTAATACTTTAAAGAAAAAAAGAACGGTTATCTATCTTTCTTCTACAATAACAAGAATCCCCATATACAACTCGTCGGATGAAGAACCTGATTACTGGGAGTATTATGGAGAAACTTTAAGTAATCTGTCAAAGGATTTCGCTAAATATCTAGAATCAAAGGATAAGGTAGAAAATTTATCTTACAAAGATGATTTACCAAAATTTATGGAAGGGCATAAAAACAAATATCAAGAAATCCCCGAGTGGATGATAAAAGACTTTTTTTGGAGGAGAGAAAGAAACTACAACATTATCCAAGAAACGGTTAAGCTTGTCGATAATGGAACAATAGATTTTTTGAATATAACCTTGGATGATAATTCACCTGGTAGCTTATCAGTTTATGAATCAAAACAGCATCAAAAGTTAGTTAACCAATTAGGTTTAAATGAAAAAATCTCTATTCATCCTGGTGCAGATGAAACTTCTTTAACCCTTTTAAGCAGGTTATTATGTTCAACGTTTACATATTCACCTTCTTTTGAACTTTTTTATACAAATCCAGAATCAATCACTTTGATTCCCCCTTATGAAGGATATCCCTTAAAAAGTAGCGTTGAAACTCATATTGGAGCAGCTGGAGGGAAAATAGAACAAAAAGGTGATATTTTACTTTTATTGAATAATTCTTATGATTATAGTAGATACGACATTACTTTTCAAGACACCGCATTAATTGATTCTGAGGAAGAATACGAAACAATTATTGAAAGAATTAAAAAAGAAGATAAAATTATTGGAATAGCTGATATAAGATATGGAAATGGTTCAGATAAACGATTAGTAGAAAAACTTTTGGAAAATAATTTAGACTGGTTAAAGATAAATTACTCTGGTTGGAACACTGTAAGTAATACTCTTGGAACCGTTATCCTTCATTCCATAATTCAGTATTTTGCTCAAAAAAATTATTTAAAATTAGACACAGAAGAATTACTTAAACTACAGGCAATTTTTTTCATAGAACATTGGGGTTACCAAGCAGTGGTAAGGCAACAACTAAGAAAAGATTCTGTCCAAAAAGGATGCAATATATGGACACTTATACCCGCTGAAAAATGGGCAGAAGAGTATACGAGAACTAAACTATTGCCTTTTAAGGAAATAGTAGAAAAAAGTATGAAAAAAAGATGGAAAATGGAAATATTTTTCCCATGGCATCGAAGCTTTGAAGTTGGAATAAATTTATCTCCATAA
- a CDS encoding IS110 family RNA-guided transposase: protein MYFVGIDISKNSFHYYISDSGRTKIDSGKFKQNMSGFTTFDKILKKFNKREIIIGMESTSIYHQHLFSYLLKHDYDVHIINPLLLKEFRKSETLRHSKNDNIDSKLISIWLKEKYPDNIPSSKEIDNFTQYSREIINLSEEISRVKNEIKRYVYLLFPELESFQSNIFIKSLMNLLYNFPSARKIATTNKKQLIDAMKIDNQLYFDENKLDQIIELSKNSIASGNDAHELALQKRIELLFKLESDQKLFKEKLKETLNNSSNDVIKNQVELIQSLDGFNETALNIVAETGDINRFYSASALVAFVGIDPRTEESGQMKKGWFINRKGNRYLRKAVYIAAIVAIQNNEYFKNYYMKLRTRGKSHTVAVLAVAGKLLRIIYSLVKSGKKYDSDYHYKLQNQELRAHGNYTAKKLKRKREIVT, encoded by the coding sequence ATGTATTTTGTAGGTATTGATATTTCTAAAAACTCTTTTCATTACTACATCTCCGATTCAGGTAGGACCAAAATCGATAGTGGTAAATTCAAACAGAATATGAGTGGTTTCACCACTTTCGACAAAATTCTTAAAAAGTTCAACAAAAGAGAGATTATAATTGGTATGGAATCCACTTCTATTTACCATCAACATTTGTTTTCTTATTTACTTAAACACGATTATGATGTCCATATCATTAATCCCCTTTTGTTGAAAGAATTCAGAAAAAGTGAAACTCTTCGCCATTCTAAAAACGACAACATTGATTCCAAGCTGATCTCCATTTGGCTGAAAGAAAAGTATCCAGACAACATCCCTTCTTCTAAGGAGATAGATAATTTCACTCAATACTCTCGCGAGATCATTAACCTTTCTGAGGAGATTTCAAGGGTTAAGAATGAAATCAAACGTTATGTCTACCTTTTGTTCCCTGAATTGGAATCTTTTCAATCTAATATCTTTATCAAGAGTTTAATGAATTTATTGTATAACTTCCCTTCTGCAAGGAAGATCGCTACAACCAACAAAAAACAGCTTATTGATGCGATGAAGATAGATAATCAATTGTATTTCGATGAAAATAAGTTGGACCAAATCATTGAACTTTCTAAAAATTCAATAGCAAGTGGCAACGATGCGCATGAGTTAGCTCTTCAAAAAAGAATAGAATTGTTGTTCAAACTTGAATCAGATCAAAAGCTCTTCAAAGAAAAATTGAAAGAAACTTTGAACAATTCATCAAACGATGTAATTAAAAACCAGGTAGAATTAATACAATCTCTTGATGGTTTCAATGAAACAGCTTTAAATATTGTAGCAGAAACAGGAGATATTAACCGATTCTATTCTGCTTCTGCCCTGGTGGCTTTCGTTGGCATCGATCCTCGTACAGAGGAATCAGGTCAAATGAAAAAAGGCTGGTTCATCAATAGAAAAGGTAACAGATACCTAAGAAAAGCTGTTTACATCGCTGCCATCGTTGCTATTCAAAACAATGAATACTTCAAGAATTATTACATGAAACTACGTACTCGAGGTAAATCACATACTGTTGCTGTGTTAGCCGTAGCGGGAAAATTGTTGAGAATAATATATTCACTGGTAAAGAGTGGGAAAAAATATGATTCTGACTATCATTACAAATTACAAAATCAAGAACTGAGAGCTCATGGCAATTATACAGCAAAAAAATTAAAAAGGAAAAGAGAAATAGTAACCTGA
- a CDS encoding ribosome maturation factor RimP: MLTNKEIKQLIWEKADNVASKLGLEIFDILIKGSNKNKILEVVIDKADGYVSIGDCERFSKAFDPWLDEIDLFDKSYELVVSSPGLDRKLRGKADYERFKGKLAKFILKGKETKHPVVIGYIDEILEDQIKITEKDSGKLFNIDLNEIDKANLEIEL, from the coding sequence ATGTTAACCAACAAAGAAATTAAACAGTTAATATGGGAAAAAGCCGATAATGTTGCTTCTAAGTTGGGTCTTGAAATTTTTGATATTTTAATTAAAGGTAGTAATAAAAATAAAATTCTAGAGGTTGTGATCGATAAGGCAGACGGATACGTGTCCATAGGAGATTGTGAAAGGTTTTCCAAAGCCTTTGACCCTTGGCTAGACGAAATTGACCTCTTTGACAAGAGTTATGAGTTAGTAGTTAGTTCCCCTGGACTTGATAGAAAATTAAGAGGCAAAGCAGATTACGAAAGATTCAAAGGAAAATTAGCAAAATTCATTTTAAAGGGGAAAGAGACGAAACATCCTGTAGTAATTGGTTATATTGACGAGATATTGGAAGATCAAATTAAAATTACTGAAAAAGATTCTGGAAAATTATTTAACATCGATTTAAACGAAATAGACAAAGCCAATTTAGAAATTGAATTGTAA
- the nusA gene encoding transcription termination factor NusA yields the protein MNLNLLEALDALERDKGISRDSLVDIIAKSIKSAYKKNYGAKNVEIEIDKNLTKLNVYQLWKVVETVENPKEEISLEEAKKINPKIEIGEMVRKKINLKKDFRRVAAQTAKQVILQNLKELEKKNLFDKYVALKNRISTAEIIKVSDEYIDIRIGKLETKLPMKETIPGETFKSGELVKVYIKNIQNTSKGPKIMVSRTVPELITELLSSIVPEIEEGIIKIVKIVREPGIRTKVAVVSSMPGVDPVGACIGEKGSRISELLKELKNEKVDIIEYSEDPKIFIKHALAPAEVKNIILNEDEKTAFVYVPENQLSLAVGKGGQTARLAAKITGWKIDIHSLK from the coding sequence TTGAACTTAAACCTATTAGAAGCTTTAGACGCCTTGGAAAGAGATAAAGGTATAAGTAGGGACTCGTTAGTTGATATTATAGCTAAATCTATTAAAAGTGCGTACAAAAAAAATTATGGAGCAAAAAACGTTGAAATTGAAATTGATAAAAATCTAACAAAATTGAATGTTTATCAACTATGGAAAGTCGTTGAAACAGTTGAAAACCCTAAAGAAGAAATTTCTTTGGAAGAAGCTAAAAAAATTAATCCAAAAATAGAAATAGGTGAAATGGTAAGAAAAAAGATCAATCTTAAAAAGGATTTTAGGCGAGTTGCCGCTCAAACAGCTAAACAAGTGATACTTCAAAATTTGAAGGAATTGGAAAAGAAAAACTTGTTTGATAAATACGTAGCTTTAAAAAATAGGATTTCAACCGCTGAAATAATTAAAGTTAGTGATGAATATATTGACATCAGAATAGGAAAATTAGAGACTAAACTCCCTATGAAAGAGACAATTCCTGGAGAAACTTTTAAAAGCGGAGAACTTGTAAAAGTCTACATAAAAAACATTCAAAACACATCAAAAGGCCCAAAAATTATGGTTTCAAGAACTGTACCTGAACTCATTACAGAACTACTATCATCTATCGTACCCGAGATAGAAGAAGGTATCATAAAAATTGTAAAAATAGTCAGGGAACCCGGAATACGCACTAAAGTAGCTGTTGTCAGTTCCATGCCTGGAGTTGATCCTGTAGGTGCTTGTATCGGTGAAAAAGGTTCAAGAATCAGTGAGTTACTGAAAGAATTAAAAAATGAAAAAGTAGATATAATAGAATATTCAGAAGATCCTAAAATTTTTATAAAGCATGCTCTTGCCCCTGCTGAAGTAAAAAATATAATTCTTAACGAAGATGAAAAAACTGCTTTTGTTTACGTCCCAGAGAATCAACTTTCTTTAGCTGTGGGAAAGGGAGGACAAACTGCTAGATTAGCAGCAAAGATTACTGGATGGAAAATTGATATTCACTCATTAAAATAA
- a CDS encoding type III PLP-dependent enzyme, which yields MELTQLIREAAKNLETPFLVLDTNYVKENYYKLKNSINDVEIFYAVKANSHPSILETLRDLGASFDVASRGEIEKLMRLGISTDKMSFGNTIKKEKDIKFAWDNGVEYFAVDAEMEVEKIARNAPGAKVYGRLSMSSNDSDWPLSGKFGTDVDHLIEILKYAKRKGLIPYGVSFHVGSQSYNKYKWKEAILNASEVFEKLHKQKIDLKMLNLGGGIPVKHTKPVPEVEEIGEVINESIKEYLGWVDGLRVLSEPGRSMVGNAGIIASRVLLRGRKGTQNWVFLDTGVFHGLMETIENFRYEVLVEGKEYSETTTMTLAGPTCDSVDTIYDEIELPIDIDYNDIVYFINTGAYTNEYATSFNGIEPLKVYTVEDLEALLRNNILLMEEVQS from the coding sequence TTGGAATTAACGCAACTCATAAGAGAGGCGGCAAAAAATCTTGAAACACCTTTTTTAGTACTAGATACTAATTATGTAAAGGAAAATTATTACAAGCTCAAAAATTCAATCAACGATGTCGAAATTTTTTATGCGGTAAAAGCCAATTCTCATCCTAGTATACTTGAAACATTAAGAGATTTAGGAGCTTCTTTTGATGTTGCATCAAGAGGGGAAATAGAAAAATTGATGAGGTTGGGAATTTCTACAGATAAAATGAGTTTTGGAAATACCATAAAGAAAGAAAAAGACATAAAATTCGCCTGGGATAATGGAGTAGAATATTTTGCAGTAGATGCAGAGATGGAAGTTGAAAAGATTGCAAGAAACGCTCCAGGTGCTAAAGTATATGGAAGATTGTCAATGAGTTCCAATGATTCGGATTGGCCACTGTCAGGTAAATTTGGTACGGACGTAGATCATTTAATAGAAATACTCAAATATGCAAAAAGAAAAGGTTTAATTCCGTATGGGGTATCTTTCCACGTCGGTTCACAATCATATAACAAATACAAGTGGAAGGAAGCAATTTTGAATGCCAGCGAGGTTTTTGAAAAACTTCACAAGCAAAAGATTGATTTAAAAATGTTGAATCTAGGTGGGGGCATTCCAGTAAAACATACAAAACCAGTTCCGGAAGTAGAAGAAATTGGAGAAGTAATAAATGAATCGATCAAAGAGTATCTTGGTTGGGTGGATGGATTGAGAGTTTTATCTGAACCCGGAAGGTCTATGGTTGGGAATGCTGGAATAATTGCATCAAGAGTACTTTTAAGAGGCAGAAAGGGTACACAAAACTGGGTGTTTTTAGATACTGGGGTTTTTCACGGTTTAATGGAAACCATTGAAAATTTCAGGTATGAAGTGCTGGTGGAAGGTAAAGAGTATTCCGAGACAACAACTATGACCTTAGCTGGCCCTACTTGTGACAGTGTAGATACTATCTACGATGAAATTGAGCTACCAATCGATATTGATTATAATGATATAGTATATTTTATAAATACTGGTGCTTACACCAATGAATATGCGACATCTTTTAATGGAATTGAACCTCTTAAAGTATACACAGTCGAAGATTTAGAAGCTTTGTTAAGAAACAATATACTATTAATGGAAGAGGTACAGAGCTAA
- a CDS encoding GAF domain-containing protein, which produces MRSVFRDFTDYFFEVLTYPKEKWNLFWQDYKRTLDFINLYQEKKGIKDDEIVEKFKKIGRRELDRAFWYKQEIIKDLKADIIKDLTKSSEKFQVDRGDYAVYLTVFTGDSPYEFLESFIGTIIGIDILYFYFNRDKIDPKTLIEEAIMKFINSTPPNKKKADFWILYDKIKTLISDKNYNDKQSILKLISQLLAERIPYYNWVGFYLVDETEDNSLVLGPFVGEPTEHTKIKFGQGICGQAASTKTTFVVDDVSKEDNYLSCSPKTQSEIVVPIFDKNGNIVGEIDIDSHEKAPFDQDDRSFLEAIAKLLSERFW; this is translated from the coding sequence ATGAGAAGCGTTTTTAGAGATTTTACTGATTATTTTTTTGAAGTATTGACTTATCCAAAAGAAAAATGGAATTTATTTTGGCAAGACTACAAGAGAACTTTAGATTTTATAAATCTTTATCAAGAAAAAAAAGGTATCAAAGATGATGAAATTGTTGAAAAGTTTAAAAAAATTGGAAGAAGGGAACTTGACAGGGCTTTTTGGTACAAGCAAGAAATCATAAAAGATTTAAAAGCTGATATCATCAAGGACCTGACAAAATCCTCTGAAAAGTTTCAAGTTGACAGGGGAGATTATGCGGTTTATTTAACTGTGTTCACAGGTGATAGCCCTTACGAATTTTTAGAATCATTCATAGGAACCATAATTGGTATAGATATACTTTATTTTTATTTCAACAGGGATAAGATCGACCCAAAAACCCTAATAGAAGAAGCAATAATGAAATTCATTAATTCTACACCACCCAATAAGAAAAAAGCTGACTTCTGGATTTTATACGATAAAATTAAAACCCTTATCAGTGACAAAAATTATAACGATAAGCAGAGCATTTTAAAATTAATTTCTCAATTGTTAGCTGAAAGGATACCTTATTATAATTGGGTGGGTTTTTACCTAGTCGATGAGACAGAAGATAATTCTCTTGTATTAGGACCTTTTGTTGGAGAGCCAACAGAACATACAAAAATAAAGTTTGGACAAGGTATCTGTGGGCAAGCAGCAAGTACAAAAACGACCTTCGTTGTTGATGATGTTAGCAAAGAGGATAACTATCTTTCATGCAGCCCAAAAACACAGTCAGAAATCGTTGTTCCCATATTTGATAAAAATGGCAATATTGTTGGTGAAATAGATATTGATAGTCATGAAAAAGCCCCTTTTGATCAAGACGATCGATCTTTTTTGGAGGCTATTGCCAAATTACTTTCTGAAAGATTTTGGTAA
- a CDS encoding NUDIX hydrolase, with protein MNIDKIKQIFKDYSPKPIGVENCFSVLISLIQKDNSLHLLYELRSKTLERQPGEVSFPGGEIEANETPKNAAIRESCEELNLQPNNIEILGAADYLLTPFNYLIYSYVGFLNINVNTIKPNEEVEEVFTIPLDYFLSHEPLVHNTYLTNEIDEGFPYDLIPNGKDYNWRVGKYPVYFYVYEDRIIWGITARLTYEFIKKLRC; from the coding sequence GTGAATATAGATAAAATTAAACAAATTTTTAAAGATTATTCTCCAAAACCTATAGGAGTAGAAAATTGTTTTTCAGTGTTGATTTCTTTGATACAAAAAGACAACTCTTTACATCTTTTATACGAATTGAGATCAAAGACTTTAGAGAGACAACCTGGTGAAGTTTCTTTTCCAGGAGGAGAAATTGAGGCAAATGAAACACCAAAAAATGCAGCAATTAGAGAAAGTTGTGAAGAATTGAATTTGCAACCGAATAACATAGAAATATTGGGAGCAGCGGATTATCTCCTTACTCCCTTCAATTATTTAATATATTCGTATGTTGGCTTTTTGAATATAAACGTTAACACAATAAAACCTAATGAAGAAGTGGAAGAGGTATTTACGATACCGTTAGACTATTTCTTATCTCATGAACCTTTAGTGCATAACACTTATCTTACAAACGAAATAGATGAAGGATTCCCTTATGATCTTATACCTAACGGAAAAGATTACAACTGGAGAGTTGGCAAATATCCTGTTTATTTCTATGTTTACGAAGATAGAATTATTTGGGGCATCACTGCCAGATTGACCTATGAATTTATTAAAAAATTGAGATGCTGA